The Colletotrichum destructivum chromosome 7, complete sequence genome contains the following window.
AAAAGTCGGAAAGTGCTtttggcgacgaggagcatGGTATTCCCGAAATTGGCCAGCGTGTGCCCATGAACCCcaacctcggcgacgttCAAGCTCCATCTCCTGCGCCGGGCTCCGGCGTCACCGAGGGCCTCCGCTCGGGCACCCCTCGTCACCATTCCCGCAAGCATAGCTCGCGCGGTTTCAACGAGCTCCCTCCCGGCAGTTACGGTCTCCATGGCCATACTTCAGCACCTCCGACGGACAAATTCGAGAGGGCTTGGTACGAGAAGCACCCAGACTTCCTGAAAAAGGACTGCAAACCTTCCCTTCACGATCGTCAAAATGACTACGCCATGAGCAGCACGGATTTGAACAAGATTGTCAAAGAGACTCATAGCCGAGGTTCAGGAATGGGTAGGCTGACTTCAATGGCCCCCCATATAAGGACGACTGCTAACAACCACAGGCACCTCCGCTGCGTATGTTGGTACTCCTAGCGAGGAGGTCGGTTATCAGGCGTCCGAGGAGTACACCTCCCGCATGTCTTCTCCCGAACTTCAGCGCATCAAGTCTCCCCTGAGTCCTCTGAGAGATTCTCACCCCGAGCTCTCGGTCTCGTCGCCTGACAACGCAGCCACCCCTGGCAGCAATGAGGGCACGATTCACGTCGATGAATCTCAcaaccgccgccgaagcTTCGTTTCCCACGATCCCAGTCACGAGACTAAGTACAACGCACCCATCCtagccgaggacgagcttgagAAGGGCGCGCATCCCTACGATCTCCAGCCGGCCGTCGAGCCGCCGCCAGAACGCTCCGGTAGTGCTTTCGAGATCGAGAGGGCCCCGAGTAGACCCACAAGTAGACCCACCAGCATGTACAACAACCAGTCACAAACGGAGCTGACATCGACTCCTctggaagacgtcgaggagTACGAGCCGCTgttcgacgaggacggcactGAGGTGAAGAAGTCCGACTCCGTGGCAAACACTTGGAAGCCTCGCCACAAGTTCCCGAGCAAGGACGTTTGGGAAGATGCCCCCGACAGCGTGAACTACACCGCCGAAGTGTCGACACCCGAGCCAACGGAGACGGAACGTCCTTCGTCCAGGCGTCGCTCCGAACTGCCTACCGAGAATCCTGCGCTTGAGTTTGCTCGTAAACAAGAGGAGCTTGCTGAGCAGGAAGCCCGCGGCATCCACATcaaagagaagaagccggtGCCTGTTGCTCTGCAACATGTGAAGGACGAAGCTCGACCGCAAATGGCGAACCGCTTCCCCAGTCGCGATGTCTGGGAGGACACACCAGAAAGTCTGATGCACGAGGCTGTCGTCGATACCCCAGAGCCCACCGAAGAGTCCCCGGTCGAGAAGCCGTACGTTCCAGCTCGCCCCCAAAAGAAGGGCTCCGATTCCAGTGCTTCTACGGAATCGCCCTCAATTCCTGAGCGCCCGAGGCCCAAGCACACTCAAAGCAGCGATGATAAATCGAAGCCCACGGTCTCGGAGAAACCTAAGCCTCAAGTTCCAGTCCGCCCTGCCAAGGCTTTCCCCTCCGGTACCGACCTCAAGGATCAGGATTCTGCCCCGAAGCAGAAGCCAGCTGTTCCGGCCAGGCCTGCCGGAGGTAAAATTGCCGCCCTTCAGGCTGGCTTTTTGTCTGATCTTAACAAGCGCCTGCAAATTGGTCCTCAAGCTcccaagaaggacgagcCGCCTGCTGCAGAAGCCgttgaggagaaggagaaggcgccACTGTCCGATGCTAGGAAAGGACGTGCTCGCGGCCCCCAGCGCAGGGCTCCTGCAGCTAAGACCCTAGTCCCTGCTGCCGAGCCCAAGGCGGGACCTACGTTGTCCTTCTCCCCATTGAGAACTTGCTGGAGTATCGGTGACAGTGGAGTactcgaggtcgaagaggcATCAAAACTGGAGCTCACCAAGGAGCCAGTCCCCCAGGCCGAAGGTACTTCGGAGGAAGTTGAGGAAGTCAAGGAAGTCGGATTGGACACAGAATCAGTTGAGCCTGAGACCACAGCTGAGACGGTTCCGGGAGAGCCAGTCGCCAAGGAGCTATCTGAAGATAAGCCCGAAGAAGCTAAGGTCGAGGTTCCCGCGTctgtcgacgccgaggtcgaggcgcCGAAGGAAAAGGCCAAGACCCTTGCTGCCAACACTGCTGGCGAGCCTGTGATCGAGACAACCCTGGCGGATAAGAAAGAAGATGTTGAGCCCGTCGAGGTGAAGCAGACGGGGGGCGAGGCAGCTTGATTGCCATAGGTTGCCCAACACGAGAGTGAGTTACTGTTGTATGGCACGAAGTGGAGAAAAGCATTAGACATGCATCCTGTTTACATGCATGGTTTTGCTTCGTCGGTCTGATGGTTTCTGGGTCACCGAGTACCTTCCCTCCGTTCCCTAACTTTTTTTGGCCGCAAGGCTTAACAGCGTTTTTTTGTGTTGATTAGGTAGCAATCTGATACTGCGTTGTTGTCTCTTTCCTATGGAAGGACAGCGTACCGCCCTACGCGTCGGCTTGTGGATGAAATCATACATAGCCTGGTGCGTGATGTAGTCGCCTACGTACGTTCAAGGTAACCCGAGGATGCCAACTTCATCTGATGTCATGATGATATCCTTCTTTACGGTAAGGGTGTATTATCGTCCTGTGCCCCTTGCATACACAGTAACTTACTAGTAGGTAAGTTGAAGACCCCCAGTCCAAGGAACAAGAACTGGAGTGGCCTAGAACGATATGATAGGTAAGTGATGAGCTTGGTTGAAGATAGCTGAGTATAGGTGTATTGGGCTATTGGATGCACGTGACAGCAATTAGGTACTCGTAAACCAGACATCCAGACTTAGATAATTAGTTGTTCATTTAATCCTAGAGAAAAAGACTAATATAGTCTgacagaaaaaaaaaagaggggTTCGCGCAGAATGGCTCACGTCATGGACTGAACAATAGTGACATTACCTGAGTCCTCTGGTTACCGGCGGCGCCACAGAATACCAAGCATCGGCTAGGTAAGTCTATACACGTTCAAACCTGAGAATCAAGCGCTCGGCAATTGGTCTCGACGTGTAGGTGTCGTCTTGTTCAACGTTCGTGTCGTCCACGATGTGCGTGGTGAAGTTTGTCCAGATTGCCGCAGCAATAACTTTCATTTCTGTGTCAATACATTATCAGCCCGTCATCCCTTTACACCGTTCACCagcctccccctccctcctctcttttctttctttctttttcctaACGCGCAAGGGATGGGGACGCTTGAACTTACCGTTCATAGCAAAGTTGGATCCGATGCACATCCTCCCGCCGCTGCCAAACGCCCAAAAATATCGCATCATCTGCCTGCGCTGCTCCTTGTCGATCTCCGGGTTCTCGAGCCAGCGCGTGTGATCCCACATCTCCGGCTTTGGAAACACATCGGCATTGCGGTGCAGCGCGTAGCCCAGCGCGGCGACGCGGACGCCGCCGGGAATGTGGAGCCCATCGAGGCGGCACGGAGGGTAGTGTGGGGTCCGTCGTGGTTCCGGACCGGGGATCGGAGCGTGCAAGCGGAGGGTCTCCATGATGATGGCATGGAGGAGGGGTAGAGCGTCGATCTCTTTTGGCTCCGGGAGAAACGGCGGAAGGGATGCGGATGCGCCCGAGGGCATTACCAGGGTCGGGGAGAGTGTGAGGAGCTCCTGACGGAGAGCATATTGGAGGGTGGATGATTTAGAGAGGTGCCAGGCGAGGTATGTCATGGCGATTCCGGCAGTTTCTTGGCCTGCGAGGACCTGATCCATTACCTCAGAGGCCATGAACAGATCTTTCTGGAAGATCGCAGttgggaagaggagggaggccTCGCCGTTTGCGAGGCGTTCCCTTTCGATGCCGGCCCCTAGGGCACGAAACACGATGGGTTCGTCCGCGGGGTCTTCATGCCCGTCTTGTTTGAGAACAACGCCCGCGGCCAGGGAGGAAGTCTTAACTTTTCCGTGGATAGATTCGTCCGCCCTCTCGCACAGCTTTCTGTTCCACgcggcgatctcggcgtTGGCGGTGTCGACCCACGCCGGGTACGGCTTCCACCTGCCCCCGGTCATCCTGGCACAGAGCGCGGTCAAACGCGGCAGCTCTTGGGGCCAGAAGCCGTGGTTCGCGCGGGCCAGGTACAGCTGGAGCCAGTGGTCCCGGTAGGCCTTGTCACGGAGGAAGTCCGTGGCGTTGCGAAGGCCGAAAATGTAGGCCGTGATGAAGTCCATTGTGGTGGCAAGGAAGGTAGAGAAGACATCAATGCCGGCACCTCCCAGGGGGTCATGggacgccgatgccgagaggagggggagcaGACGGTCGAAGAGGATGGCGCGGGACTGGGACTTGGCTGCCGGAGAGGCTTGGATGAAGGATTTGGAGTAGACGTTCGAGATCATGCGTTTGCGGAGGGAGTGAGGTTTGGAGAAGAGGGTTGAGAACATGCACGGAACGCTCCGTTGGCCGTCAGTCATGGATAGATACTACTCTTCCTTCTTatcttccctccccccgcaATGAAATCATGGACATTCGGAAAGTGAACTCACCCATAGTTGTCAAAGATGGAGTACCACTCATCCTTTTCGAACCCG
Protein-coding sequences here:
- a CDS encoding Putative altered inheritance of mitochondria protein, whose protein sequence is MSTASVQPPVIPPRPSRSQDREENTNTSSLPKIPPRPIKRFDRSISPNPDRFAPSPLNESPFSRSPKATRSSPSNGFLSSQDPIHNRPGSVSMPSVGEEGNEYDVVGEGLAKSYPKAPASPEHTRFAAEDLKLHAPKPTFPAQSAKQRVMAVTRTDSDRAASYGIGKPSSEEATRPNSLRRKASSSGMSQKSESAFGDEEHGIPEIGQRVPMNPNLGDVQAPSPAPGSGVTEGLRSGTPRHHSRKHSSRGFNELPPGSYGLHGHTSAPPTDKFERAWYEKHPDFLKKDCKPSLHDRQNDYAMSSTDLNKIVKETHSRGSGMGTSAAYVGTPSEEVGYQASEEYTSRMSSPELQRIKSPLSPLRDSHPELSVSSPDNAATPGSNEGTIHVDESHNRRRSFVSHDPSHETKYNAPILAEDELEKGAHPYDLQPAVEPPPERSGSAFEIERAPSRPTSRPTSMYNNQSQTELTSTPLEDVEEYEPLFDEDGTEVKKSDSVANTWKPRHKFPSKDVWEDAPDSVNYTAEVSTPEPTETERPSSRRRSELPTENPALEFARKQEELAEQEARGIHIKEKKPVPVALQHVKDEARPQMANRFPSRDVWEDTPESLMHEAVVDTPEPTEESPVEKPYVPARPQKKGSDSSASTESPSIPERPRPKHTQSSDDKSKPTVSEKPKPQVPVRPAKAFPSGTDLKDQDSAPKQKPAVPARPAGGKIAALQAGFLSDLNKRLQIGPQAPKKDEPPAAEAVEEKEKAPLSDARKGRARGPQRRAPAAKTLVPAAEPKAGPTLSFSPLRTCWSIGDSGVLEVEEASKLELTKEPVPQAEGTSEEVEEVKEVGLDTESVEPETTAETVPGEPVAKELSEDKPEEAKVEVPASVDAEVEAPKEKAKTLAANTAGEPVIETTLADKKEDVEPVEVKQTGGEAA
- a CDS encoding Putative cytochrome P450 translates to MGSNVIPVSIASIAVWLLYQFILYPLFLSPLSKLAAPHWSCHISPLWILYTRKTNCQNGTLHQAHLRLGPVVRIAPNELSVDGYDALNTVYQGGFEKDEWYSIFDNYGVPCMFSTLFSKPHSLRKRMISNVYSKSFIQASPAAKSQSRAILFDRLLPLLSASASHDPLGGAGIDVFSTFLATTMDFITAYIFGLRNATDFLRDKAYRDHWLQLYLARANHGFWPQELPRLTALCARMTGGRWKPYPAWVDTANAEIAAWNRKLCERADESIHGKVKTSSLAAGVVLKQDGHEDPADEPIVFRALGAGIERERLANGEASLLFPTAIFQKDLFMASEVMDQVLAGQETAGIAMTYLAWHLSKSSTLQYALRQELLTLSPTLVMPSGASASLPPFLPEPKEIDALPLLHAIIMETLRLHAPIPGPEPRRTPHYPPCRLDGLHIPGGVRVAALGYALHRNADVFPKPEMWDHTRWLENPEIDKEQRRQMMRYFWAFGSGGRMCIGSNFAMNVIAAAIWTNFTTHIVDDTNVEQDDTYTSRPIAERLILRFERV